The Carassius gibelio isolate Cgi1373 ecotype wild population from Czech Republic chromosome A19, carGib1.2-hapl.c, whole genome shotgun sequence genome segment TCACAAACAAACATTCCTATTGTTTGGTTTTCATAGTGAGTGAGCAGAATTTTTTGGTAAATGAAACCTTTATCAGTGGTTTTACACTTGTTATTCTGATTCTCTCAGGTACCTCCACATTTCTCTGTTTCAAATATGCACATATTCACATGCTTTTATCCTGCAATGCTTGTTTTCTTTAATGAGACTTGATGAGGAACCTAGTGAGTTGCGCCATAATGATCAAAGAATAAATGTGAAAGGGAGCTGGAAGAGTCTCAATGAAATATGATACATTATATTAGAAAAATTGTCACAGCAAATGAATATAATTATGAATATACAAAGCGTCACTTCATTAAATAGTGCAGTAGTCGAACACCTTGATTTTTCATTTTGACACATTCCCATTTGGATTTAAATACTAAGGGCTGATTTTGCTtgtttgaattaattaatcaaattaaaattagTAGGACTTCAGTTCCTATGATTAAATTTTACCTAAGCCATATATTTCAAGGCCATATTGTCATAAATTGAAACATGCAATTAACCTGCGGATCAGCACGGTTTTGTTTTTATGCTTTGTTTCATATGAAATGAGGATTTAGTGAAGGAATAATCCTCAATTTAAAGCCATCATCTAAatttttcatttatcatttatcatttttcTGCCAGAAACATACCCTTGTTGTGCGTTTATTTTTTCCAGTGACATTTTCACTCTAATAAATGTACTAATGGCTATTGTTGGGAGGTAGGTCCATTAGTCTAGAGCTTTCATCTCCAAACTTCTACAGGTCTGTCTTACCACAAGAGCCTCGAAACCAGGCTGTTTCAGACCTCCATTAAGCTGATATTATCCTCCATTCTCACTTACTCTGCTTCTCACTTTCCACCTCCTTGCCTTTCATGATTCTTTTCCGCAGTGTTTCATTTCCATTTTCAACTTTTTGGTAACACAGTGTAATAATAACTGAAGCTAAAGCAAGATCTTCCCTGTCTGTAGTACTGCCCGCCTGATATATCATTtagccgatattatcggccgatatgagcctgCCGCCGATATATCGGTATCAGCGAATATGCAACCGATATGCTGccaatatgaattattatattttttttacagaacatataACAGATTAAATGCTTCGGAATTGTGTAATTACTTAGTTTGTCCAGCAGAGTGTGCTCCATTGTTTGCTACTGGCGACCCAGATCGGTGAATTTGTAGAGATTTCACCCGATTCTGCTGCTTCAAATTATCCACCGGCCTCCCACAACCCAGAATTCATGCTCATGAAAGAATTTAATTGAAAAGaatactgtactataatatagCCTACACATAAAGAATATCAGCCAATATATTGGTATCCATCTTTTTTAACCCCTAATATCgatatcacccccccccccccccccccatagcctttctttttaatttttttccttctgtccATCTGTCTTTTCCCCTGTTTGTAGGCCTATTTATCTTTCATGCTTCTTATCTCCTGTCATTGTGcacatattttccttttttttcagatgaaattGACATGCTTGAACGACTCTGGCTGTCTGGGATCTGCCATAATGATAAGATTGAGGTGATGAGTTCCAAGCTGGACATAGACAACATGGCGGGAGTGTTCTATATGCTTCTGGTTGCCATGGGCCTAAGTCTGCTGGTGTTTGCATGGGAGCATCTTGTCTATTGGAAGCTACGCCACTGTTTGGGCCGCTCTGGAGGAATGGATTTCCTACTGGCTTTTAGTCGGGTGAGTGACCCAAATATAAGGCAAGATGATATAAATAGTAGGGCTGTCATTTGTTTtttgattaaaatgttaatgcattcAGTTCATTTTTAAGAACAGAAAGTCAAATAATATGTGTAATTATTGTTCATCAATTTGTTCTAATGGCACTCAAAATATATGTGCATGCTACCCCCACCAATGACCCACATTCCTCTGCCGAtgattacattaacatttttatgaatgatGGCATTCCATTTGTGGATGATGTTTCACTTTTTGAGCTTCGGTGATAATTAAATTTCATCATATAAAGGCTGCAAATGACTTTACAATTGTTAAACGTCCCATCTgggtttaatttataaataaataatctgtagAATAATGATTTTCTCAGTCATTTAGGCCGCTGATAAATGGGAGCTCCCATAGGGAATTTTGTGCATTGTGTGTGAGAAACTTTCAAAGTGGCTCCAAATTGTTTGTCAGTTCAGAAAGAACAAATGTgttatttcataaataatattttaaaatgtatttaaatgtatttgcaaGTAAAAGGAAAGATTACTCTTTTTGCAATTCTTGTTGAGGACAAAGACTGACACACAATAATTTCTTGTAATCAGGCATTAAATCCTTAGAAGGGGACTTTGCAGCACACCCCATTATTTCCTGTCATTTGTAAAATGTGATGGCACATCCAGCATTACTATTGCGCACACAGAGGGATTTTATGAAAGCCCATAACTTCTCTCATAGTAATGAATAGGGGTGGAAAAGGATGATAGAAGATGGATCATTTATTCATTCTGTATTATCAATATCTTTGTGTACATTGTGGAAAGAATGAGAAGCACCTTAAAGCCCCTTGCAAACAACCAGACATTTTCTAAATGTCTAAATCGGGTTGTATGTCACCAAGGGGAATAGTATGATATCCTGAACTGTTTGCTAAGTAAATCTTTTGCTTGTTATCTCTTACAGGGCATGTACAGCTGCTGCAATTTTGAGGATGAAACAGCTCCTGGAGGTTCCCAAAGCACACTTACTCAATATCATCATGTCTCCATGGTTCCTCCTCCTCCACCGCCTCATGTGATCTCTACAGCTGTTGCCAATCCCCCAATCGCTATGgcacaacaacaacatcaacagcagcagcagcaacaaaagCAACACCACCAGCAGCCACCGGTATACAATGCTCTTCTTCCTGGCAACCCTCCTTCAGGTGGACATTCTGGGATGGCATTAGGGCCATTGAACAGTCCCATTCTTGGAGCACCCATGCCTTGTTCTACATTCCTACCAAGGCATGATCGTCGATTAGCTGTTGTGAATCGGTGGACACATCCAAATGTGGGCCCTGAGAAGCCTGGTGGTGTGAACAGTGGGAAAACAGACTTAACACAATTCCAAGGCATGCCCCCTTACTGGGGTGCAGGAATAAGAGGAGGAGAGGGGGGTCTGAATGAGTACAAGAGATACTATGGGCCAATTGATCCAGAAGGCTTAGGGGTCTCTGCTGAACCTCAAAACATAGGCACCCAAACTCCAAAAACTAAGCACCGGGGGACAAAATCCTCTGGAAACCCACGGTTACCTACTAAAGGTCAAGCCTCTGGACACTTACCAATTAACCCTGCTTTGCCACATCCCTCTCCACCTCTGCAATCTATCTGGAGGAGAAGCAGCTTCTCAAAAAGGAAGGGTTCAGGGGGGCCACTCTATGAAAACATCCTTCCATTTGGTAGGAGAGGTGGTGGCAGATATGGAATGAGGGATGGTGGTGGGAGAAGAGGACGtcgtcctcctcctcttcctctgcctATACCTATGCCCCTCTCTTCTCCAACACAGACTCCACCCTCACCTTCTCCATATTTATGCTACACATCCACTTCCTCCAGCACCTCCAGCACTTCCAGTTCATCCTCTTCTTCAGAGTCAGTCTCCCGATCCAATTCTccctcttcttcatcatcatacACATCATCACAGAGCTTCAGATATCGGGCAGATGCACGAGATGCGTATGAGGACTATGACACAGATGAGCTAACGGAGGAGTCAAGCTTGCTTTTGGGGAGGAGAAAAAGTCATTCCCAGATATCTTTTCGATCCTTGCCTAGCAGTCCTCCAGCACCACCTATACCACCCCGTAAACCTTGCGGACAGAGGCCGCAGATTAGAGACAGAGCAGGCAGCCAGATTGCACAGCTTCAAGAGTGGTGGGCCTCTTGGGGAGAGAAAGAAAAGTGTAGAAGAGCAACTGGAGATAGAGATGTTAAGCAGGAGAAACGACATCATAAAGAaattgaaagagagagaaagaggaggaagaagggtagaaagaaaaagaagagagaaGAGCATGAAAAAGAAAGGGAGCGTAAAAGGCGTaaggtgaaaaagaaaaagaaaaaagatgaaaaatcaAGAAGAAGGGAGAGGGAAAAACGATCTGAACAAGAGGAAGTAGATATGGACAGGAAAAATGTCTTTGAAAAAGGAATAGCACAGGAATACTCTTCTTATCCTGCACTGAGGCGAAGCTCTTTCCGAAAAAAGAGTGAAAGCTCTACAAGGAGTTATGAGAGGGATATTATCAGAGATGGAGTAAAGAGAGATAGGGATGATCAAGGTGGAGAAGATGAAGAAGGCAGTAGAGGAATGGAAAGGATTCAGAGAAGCCCAAAATCACAACGCCACTCCAGGCCAAGGTCCAACAACAAGAATTTTTCTTGCTCAAACAAAACTTCTTCAACCGTTAAATTTTGGAGTAGCAGAAACCCAACTTCCGATTCACCATCATCATTTGTACCCTTGCTTCCCATATATAAAAGACGAAAGTCTGTAGGAGCTGAGAGAAATGAGCAAGAAAGAGGTGGAGAAAATCACCCACTTTTGGGAAAAAACAAGAGAGTTAAGCCTTGCTCGAGAGAAGGCCTGTCATTTCATGAATGGGATTccaaggaagaagaagaaaatgaggAGTCTGAAGTGGAAAGACATAGGCCAGAAGAACAGGGGCGACAACGAGAAAGCAGAGGAATGGACTCTGAATCCGAAAGGGATAGAGAAAAAACTGTTGAGATATACACAGATGATGAAGGTTCCTCAGGAGAGTTTGGTAAGTTTGAGAGATATTGGGAAGGTCATGAAGGAAGGGCAGTTGGAGGAATTGGAGGAGGGGGATGGTTCTTTGGCACCTACCCTGCCAGAGAAAGAGGAGGCAGCATAAACAGTAGAGATGATTCATTTTTGGGGTGGGGTGGTGGAGAAAGTAGCTTGGGTTTCAGAGCAGGAACAGGGTGGGGATCAGAAGGATTAGGATCAAATCAGTTGCCTCCAACTCCATTGACTCCCCCACCTCCTCGAAGATACTGGTCTGTTGATAAATTACCAGTGAAGACCGAAAAGAAATCTAAAAGCAGGTCTCAAGAGAAGAGTCGACTTCACACATCCTGTTCCTGCCAGTCACCCAATCACTTTGCCAGCACTCACTCTAAATGGAATCGGGTGACTTCTAGGAGTCAGGAGGAGCTACTCCCTCACTGCCATAGTTTCAGCAGCAGTGTAAGACCCAAACGGCAATCATCCAAACCGGAACGGGCTCAGAGCCAGGCAAAATCTGGAAGCCAAACCAACCTCAGTGCACAAAGACCACAACGCTCAGACTGGTCCCGACAACAGCAGTCCCCTCCTCAGAGTCTACCGCCATCTTTACCCTCTCCAGTGGTCCCTGCACTCCCAGCCCCACCCTCTTCCTCTCACCATATACATGTACCTCCACCTACCTCCTCTTCATCAGTGTCCTCCCCTTCGGTTGTCTCATCTACGCCTGGTGCCCCACAGCCCTCCTCTTTGTCCTCCT includes the following:
- the LOC127934915 gene encoding glutamate receptor ionotropic, NMDA 2D-like; this encodes MAARPALSFLLAVLACTGPAQPSPPLLLRPRERERDSGGASGGVNIAVVHSGSSHLPETSAGVGGVGGASSTGSGSGAGPSSSNSGTGFLSRAWSGQVGESVMTPWGPANVIWLAVNESSPGSLLLQLCELLATTPLQGLVFEEEKPPPPNRAPLAPMLEFVSAQTGVPVIAVGGGAGLGREPQESGSVYLQFLCSTGLQLDVIFEVLEEFDWTVFSVVTTRHHGYEDFLAMVEGMIDGSFIGWERKSVVMLNLTDDPGGVRTRRLLKENEAQVRLLYCSQEEAEHIFKAAWASGQATPSHMWFAVGPALSGLGLEGLPKAVFTVRPQGWRDEPRRRIAKGVSVLTHGAMALRREYGGARGTSYAGNCMMDGNQTQRVPDRIRFFSNITLSGRDYSFNNDGYLANPLLDVISYTAGRGWEEVGWWENGVLRLRYPPWSRYGLFLKPLDDSQHLRVVTLEERPFVIVEPADPGTGSCIRDSVPCRLPLNNSMVVEVIHSTKHCCKGFCIDVLKRLAKIVGFTYDLYLVTNGRHGKNIDGEWNGMVGEVVSKRADMAIGSLTINEERSEVVEFSVPFVETGISVMVSRSNGTVSPSAFLEPYSPAVWVMMFVMCLSVVAVTVFIFEFFSPVGYNRSLQSGKKAGGSKFTIGKSIWLLWALVFNNSVPVENPRGTTSKIMVLVWAFFAVIFLASYTANLAAFMIQEEYIDTVSGLSDKKFQQPTEQYPPLRFGTVPNGSTEENIRSNYPNMHQYMVRNNQRGVEEAIDNLKTGKLDAFIYDAAVLNYMARKDEGCKVMTIGSGKVFATTGYGIALHKNSQWKRPLDLALLQLVGDDEIDMLERLWLSGICHNDKIEVMSSKLDIDNMAGVFYMLLVAMGLSLLVFAWEHLVYWKLRHCLGRSGGMDFLLAFSRGMYSCCNFEDETAPGGSQSTLTQYHHVSMVPPPPPPHVISTAVANPPIAMAQQQHQQQQQQQKQHHQQPPVYNALLPGNPPSGGHSGMALGPLNSPILGAPMPCSTFLPRHDRRLAVVNRWTHPNVGPEKPGGVNSGKTDLTQFQGMPPYWGAGIRGGEGGLNEYKRYYGPIDPEGLGVSAEPQNIGTQTPKTKHRGTKSSGNPRLPTKGQASGHLPINPALPHPSPPLQSIWRRSSFSKRKGSGGPLYENILPFGRRGGGRYGMRDGGGRRGRRPPPLPLPIPMPLSSPTQTPPSPSPYLCYTSTSSSTSSTSSSSSSSESVSRSNSPSSSSSYTSSQSFRYRADARDAYEDYDTDELTEESSLLLGRRKSHSQISFRSLPSSPPAPPIPPRKPCGQRPQIRDRAGSQIAQLQEWWASWGEKEKCRRATGDRDVKQEKRHHKEIERERKRRKKGRKKKKREEHEKERERKRRKVKKKKKKDEKSRRREREKRSEQEEVDMDRKNVFEKGIAQEYSSYPALRRSSFRKKSESSTRSYERDIIRDGVKRDRDDQGGEDEEGSRGMERIQRSPKSQRHSRPRSNNKNFSCSNKTSSTVKFWSSRNPTSDSPSSFVPLLPIYKRRKSVGAERNEQERGGENHPLLGKNKRVKPCSREGLSFHEWDSKEEEENEESEVERHRPEEQGRQRESRGMDSESERDREKTVEIYTDDEGSSGEFGKFERYWEGHEGRAVGGIGGGGWFFGTYPARERGGSINSRDDSFLGWGGGESSLGFRAGTGWGSEGLGSNQLPPTPLTPPPPRRYWSVDKLPVKTEKKSKSRSQEKSRLHTSCSCQSPNHFASTHSKWNRVTSRSQEELLPHCHSFSSSVRPKRQSSKPERAQSQAKSGSQTNLSAQRPQRSDWSRQQQSPPQSLPPSLPSPVVPALPAPPSSSHHIHVPPPTSSSSVSSPSVVSSTPGAPQPSSLSSSSAKLQYQKLRSVPQPQRYQSPHLPLKTKSLCSRRGSAHFSSVESEV